In Ruminiclostridium josui JCM 17888, the genomic window AAGAATGAGTCCTGATAAACTAGAAGAATTATCTTCTATAGCAATATTAAATAATCCGTATGGAATATTTATATTTAGTATCTTATTTGGTGTACTTTCCTACTGTATATCTATAGGTATATCACAAAGAATATTTTGCAGATTGGAATAAAATAAAGTACCGGGCTGCATGAAATTATGTTCTGTTACCGCAACCCGGTCAAAAGGATGTATAGGACAAAGAAGTAGAGGGTGGCGTCCAAAAGGGCAAGTTCCTACTGATACACATTTGCTGTGCCATTAATAAGCATAACTTAAAATTATGACTATTTTATTGAAATTTTGTGAAGAAATTATGTCAGGAAAAAGGCTTGAAACCGTTTAGGTTTACGTGTACAATATTACATGTATTCCGTGGAGAAGTACCCAAGTGGTTGAAGGGTCCGCACTCGAAATGCGGTAGGCGGTTAATAGCCGTGCAAGAGTTCAAATCTCTTCTTCTCCGCCAAAAAGGTAGTAGATTTTATTATTAAATCTGCTACCTTTTTTGTTTTTGGGGCTGTTACGCCATTGCAAAAATATTTTTGAAAATCTTTAAATTAGGGGTTGAAGTATAACTAACACTTTGCAGAATATATATCGGGCCCTCGATGGAAAATTTATATGGAGGTTCAGATAATGAACAATATAAAAGTAAAGAGAGCAGTGATTTTGGTTTTGAGAATACAGAAATACAAAGACTGTGGACAAAAGTAGATGTGCGAAATATTGCATCCTGTAGAATGCTGGAGAAGTGTGGCTACACTAAGGAAGGTCTAATCAGACAAGGAAAAATGGTAAATACATGGTGTGACTATTATATATATGGAATTCTTTCCTCTGATATGAAGCCGAGATAAGTTAGGGATAAAAAAAGAATATGCCACACGGTTTTAATGCCTGTATGCCATATTCTTTCTGAAGTTTGCGCATGTAACGCATATGAAATTAAGACCTTCCTATCTGGATTATTTTGGGTGGTAAGCCAAAATAAAAAATACAATAAACTTGGCTAAATGATTCTGAAGTACGCAATATTTATAATATTTACAAAGTCATATTAAAGTAGAATGAATAATCTAAATGAATTTACGTCGTTCAAGTGAAAATAAAATCGGGATTATACTTAACTGAGGTATAATTTTTATATTCTGACTTGAGTCTTTTTACCCAGCTTTACTAGATGTCATAACCAAGGATGCTTCGCTGGATTATGCGGCATTGCAAATGTTTTTAGCAACTTACCGCCCGACGATAATACACTCTGCAATATGGGGTTCTAATGATCACCTTATCCTTCTTTAATATTTTGCTGCAAAAACTATGACTATCTTTGTGTGAAAAAAATAACATCGCATATTACATATTAAATATGATTAATCCTTACCACCCAAAATAATCCAGATAAAGAAAATCATATATCATAGCTAATTTAAATATCTGCAAATGAGAAATTACAAATACAATCCATAATTATATGTTTTGTTTATAGTTTCCACTGATACACCATTTACCACAGCCTGATAAGTAGTAACCAACCTGTATGAGTATCCGTGATCTACAATGCATGTTCTGCTTAAAGCACCATAGTATGTATAAGAGATTTCTGTAAAGGTCTCCTGAGTTACCCAACTACCATTTTGGTATTTTTGAAGCTTTGCGACTATTATTACCTCTGTTATGTTTGGAGTTGCTCTTATAGAGGAAGAACAAGTCGCAACACCATTGGATATACTTACATTTTCCGATGTAGAACTTATATACAGATTTAAAGGCTGAGTTATTATTTCTATGTTGTCTGACTCAACTGATGCATATATCGTATTAGCCGACACAGGTATCACCAAGGAAAATACACAGAGCAACACAATAAAATGTTTAAAAAAAGCGTATTTCATAAAACAACCCCCTCTCTCATTTATATATATAACGAATGAGAGAGGGGGGGTGTGACACATAAAATGCTATTTTTTTAAAAAAATTATTTGATTTTGACATTTTGTACAATTTTTAGTGCAACATTGTAATCTATATTCCCTGTTAAGTTCCAGACTTGGTGTCTTTTGTTATCAAAAACTACAATATTTACAAAATCGCTTTTCTTTGCAATAACGGCTTTAAGGCCTTGTATTTTGGTTTTGGTTACTTTGGCATTTTCAGTATCCATTGAAAAATTTATTCCATTTTTATAATACTCCAGTGTAAATGTAAAGCTATGACCGGAATTATCCTTATAGGCTTCTGTTTTTATATTTGCGGCTATCTGTGTATCTTGCAAAGTATAATTTTCGGGAACATAATTTAATATAAAATCATTGGTAGTAAATTGAATTTCGCCGTTATCTGACCTTATAATGAAGTCTGTCATCTCATTATAAACGTTAACAATAAAGGTAATCATCGGTTCACGGATTGCAGGCACGCTCATTGCACATATTAAAATAGTAAGGATTATTACTATGGGAATGAGAATCCGTTTTCTAAAACTATTAATAGGTAAATACTCATCGTGTGATCTGAGAATCATTTTTTTACGTTTTGTATAACTTCTTGAGAACTTATGCAAAGGGCTCATATATAGATCCAATTCAGATGATAAATTTTTTTGAGTATCTTTTGCAACAGAAATCAAAACGTCCTGCAACGTCTTTGGTGAACTCATTTATTTTCCTCCTCAATTATTTTTCTTATGGCCTTTTTAGCCCGACTAAGACGTTGTCGTACAGCGTCGCCTGAAATACACAAAATATCTGCTATTTCATTGTTTGTCAAATCATATAAATGCTTTAGCATAATAATATCCAGATAATCCTTATTTAACTTGTTAAGTTTTATCTTCAGTTCGTTAAAGCTTTCGTCAGCAATAATATGATCTAGAGGTAATTCACCTGTATCAACCTCCTCAGGCAGCACAGTTTTTTCATTAACATACTGCTTGTCTCGCTTGCGATAAATATCTATGGCCGTGCTTTTGATAATAATAACGATTAAAGCCTTTGTTTTGTGACATTGAATATCCGAAATATTAGGAATATAATTTATAATCTTTAATAGTGCATCATGTACTGCATCCTCTGCAAGATAGCGGTCTCTTAGAATACTAAAGGCAACATTGTACATTGCGTTTTCATAATATGTATAAAGAGCAGTAAACTTATTTCTCTCTTCTTCTGTTTCGAGAACTGATAGAAAAAATTCCAGCAAAATAATCCCCCCTATTTATTTGTTAAAATATGAACAAACATACTAAATTTACAATATTTTATTAATTTTTACAATGATAAAATTAATATATCTTTTATTGACATATTACATATTATGGTGTATTATGTAACGAGTTTTAAATATGGATTAAGATTACACAAGGGCATAACAAAGAGGACAATCTATGAAGAGGAGTTTTTTATTATTTTTTGCTGCCGTTATCGTTTCAGCATTATGTGCTTGCGAATCAGTATCAAATTTTAAAGACAATTCAGTAGAAACATCATCTGCAACAACCACACATAACAGTTTATCAGAAGATAACATTCCAAGCGTTGATTCCAACATAAAAAAATCACATAAAACAACCGTAGAAAATGAAGATTGGATAATAGTAGATAAAAGCGTAACCGTAAAAGGATTGAATTACATTATAAATGCATATAAAAAAAGTGAGAGATCTGAACTATTTGAGGCAGACGAAGGAAAAACGTTTTTGCTGATTGATATAACCGTTAAAAATAATTCAAAGAAAACAGCAACTATAAGTTCAAATACAATGTTCGACCTTACAGACAGGTTTGGAACATCCTATAATACGTCATTAGGAGCTCTTTCGTGTCTTGAAGATGAAAAAATGGAGCAATTGGACGGACAAATAGCAGCAGGTTCTGAGTTCAGGGGAGGCATTGCATTTGAAATACCAAAAGTCACAAAAGGTTTGAGGTTAATTATTCAAGGGCCTGCAGGAGATGGCCGTTCCCCGGTAATACTCTACTAGATTAAAACATATTACCCCTAAAGCTATTTTAAACAGATGCTAGTATATAATTGTTATATAATATATCATGATTCTAAAAGGCATCTGCATAGAAAGTAGGGAGGGGTTTTTGTGCGTAAAATCAAATATAAGAACAGACGTAGAAAGTTTTTAACAATATTTATAGTAGTTTTTCTGGTTGCCGTAGCAGCTGTGTCAGGATATGTTGCTCTGTTTTATGGCAGTAATAGCCATGGGAGCCACAGCAACGGAGATAAAAACAGTGGTTCTTATATTTCACATCAATCCAATACCGAAGAAACATCTACATCGCCGTCCCCTGTTAATACTTCAAAGGCACAGGTTCAAGAAGATGATAAACTTAGGGAACAGATTAGAGGGATGAGTCTAAATGAAAAAATCGGCCAAATGGTACTAGTCGGATTAGATGGATATTCAGCAGATGAACATGCAAGGCAAATGATAGAAGAATATAATGTGGGAGGATTTATCCTCTTTAAAAGTAATATTCAAAATTCCAACCAGACGCTTGAATTGCTAAATTCCTTAAAAAATATAAATCAAATAAACAAGGTACCTTTATTTCTTTCAGTAGATGAAGAAGGAGGAAGAGTTTCCAGGCTTCCTGACGAATTTCTTAAACTTCCCCCAAATAAAATTATTGGTAAGCGCAATGACAGTTCTGTGTCATATCAAGTGGGTAGTATTATTGGTGAGGAACTAAAGTCCTTTGGAATGAATATGAATTTTGCACCGGTGCTTGACATTAACAGCAACCCGAAGAATCCGGTTATAGGAGACAGATCCTTTGGGACAAATCCAGACTTGGTAAGTAAACTTGGAGTGCAGACTATGCAGGGTTTGCTGTCACAAAACATTATTTCTGTTGTAAAGCATTTTCCCGGACATGGGGATACATCAACAGATTCTCATGCGGGACTTCCAAGGGTTAATAACGATATAAAAAGACTTCGGAGCTTTGAGCTAAAGCCTTTTGCTGCCGCAATAGAAAATGGGGCAGAGGTTGTAATGGTAGCACATATACTTTTACCCAAAATAGATTCTGAAAA contains:
- a CDS encoding DUF4367 domain-containing protein, which produces MSSPKTLQDVLISVAKDTQKNLSSELDLYMSPLHKFSRSYTKRKKMILRSHDEYLPINSFRKRILIPIVIILTILICAMSVPAIREPMITFIVNVYNEMTDFIIRSDNGEIQFTTNDFILNYVPENYTLQDTQIAANIKTEAYKDNSGHSFTFTLEYYKNGINFSMDTENAKVTKTKIQGLKAVIAKKSDFVNIVVFDNKRHQVWNLTGNIDYNVALKIVQNVKIK
- the nagZ gene encoding beta-N-acetylhexosaminidase yields the protein MRKIKYKNRRRKFLTIFIVVFLVAVAAVSGYVALFYGSNSHGSHSNGDKNSGSYISHQSNTEETSTSPSPVNTSKAQVQEDDKLREQIRGMSLNEKIGQMVLVGLDGYSADEHARQMIEEYNVGGFILFKSNIQNSNQTLELLNSLKNINQINKVPLFLSVDEEGGRVSRLPDEFLKLPPNKIIGKRNDSSVSYQVGSIIGEELKSFGMNMNFAPVLDINSNPKNPVIGDRSFGTNPDLVSKLGVQTMQGLLSQNIISVVKHFPGHGDTSTDSHAGLPRVNNDIKRLRSFELKPFAAAIENGAEVVMVAHILLPKIDSENPASFSKTIISDILRKEMNYDGVVITDDFTMGAIVKNYNIGQAAVKSILAGSDIVLVCHDFDKQQAVISALINAAESGQLPMDRIDQSVTRILKLKQEHQITDEPLNAVNTESINNKIRALLE
- a CDS encoding GNAT family N-acetyltransferase, whose translation is MENLYGGSDNEQYKSKESSDFGFENTEIQRLWTKVDVRNIASCRMLEKCGYTKEGLIRQGKMVNTWCDYYIYGILSSDMKPR
- a CDS encoding DUF4352 domain-containing protein, yielding MKRSFLLFFAAVIVSALCACESVSNFKDNSVETSSATTTHNSLSEDNIPSVDSNIKKSHKTTVENEDWIIVDKSVTVKGLNYIINAYKKSERSELFEADEGKTFLLIDITVKNNSKKTATISSNTMFDLTDRFGTSYNTSLGALSCLEDEKMEQLDGQIAAGSEFRGGIAFEIPKVTKGLRLIIQGPAGDGRSPVILY
- a CDS encoding RNA polymerase sigma factor produces the protein MLEFFLSVLETEEERNKFTALYTYYENAMYNVAFSILRDRYLAEDAVHDALLKIINYIPNISDIQCHKTKALIVIIIKSTAIDIYRKRDKQYVNEKTVLPEEVDTGELPLDHIIADESFNELKIKLNKLNKDYLDIIMLKHLYDLTNNEIADILCISGDAVRQRLSRAKKAIRKIIEEENK